One Glycine max cultivar Williams 82 chromosome 6, Glycine_max_v4.0, whole genome shotgun sequence DNA segment encodes these proteins:
- the LOC100778017 gene encoding cytochrome P450 CYP82D47 yields the protein MDLQYPFLLSTPSFTIFFGLLLFLFVLSSIWRRSRTRTATTRKSPPEASGAWPLIGHLHLFGASKPPHVTLGNMADKYGPIFTLRLGVHKTLVVSNWEMAKQCFTVNDKAFASRPKSVAFEVLGYNFSMIGFSPYGSYWRHVRKIATLELLSSHRIDMIKHVMESEVKAAVKEIYDIWIDKNKSGSEKVTTEMKRWFGDIMLKVMFRTVVGKRFVLETEENERIRKAMRDLFDLSGSFSVSDALPYLRWFDLDGAEKKMKTTAKELDGFVEVWLQEHKRNRNNSGSGQEKGNHDFMDLLLNLVEEGQEFDGRDGDTTIKATCLALILAGMDTTAGTMTWALSLLLNNHGILNKVVHELDTHIGTEKMVKVSDLKKLEYLQSIIKETLRLYPVGPLSLPHESMQDCTVGGYHVPSGTRLLTNISKLQRDPLLYSNPLEFCPERFLTTHKDIDVKGQHFELIPFGAGRRMCPGLSFGLQIMQLTLATLLHGFDIVIHDAKPTDMLEQIGLTNIKASPLQVILTPRLSTYIYDEIYIV from the exons ATGGACCTGCAATATCCCTTCTTACTATCAACACCATCATTTACCATCTTCTTCGGGCTGCTCTTATTTCTCTTTGTTCTTTCATCCATATGGAGAAGGAGCAGAACCCGCACGGCTACAACCAGAAAATCACCACCAGAAGCAAGTGGTGCGTGGCCTTTGATTGGTCACCTCCACCTCTTTGGTGCCTCAAAACCACCTCACGTTACGTTGGGCAACATGGCTGACAAATATGGCCCCATTTTCACCTTGCGTCTCGGTGTTCACAAAACGCTGGTTGTGAGCAATTGGGAAATGGCCAAACAGTGCTTTACCGTCAACGACAAAGCGTTTGCTAGCCGTCCTAAATCAGTGGCCTTTGAAGTGTTGGGGTACAACTTTTCCATGATTGGGTTCAGCCCCTACGGTTCTTATTGGCGTCACGTGCGCAAAATTGCGACGCTGGAGCTCCTCTCTTCTCACCGCATAGACATGATCAAGCACGTGATGGAGTCGGAGGTGAAGGCAGCAGTGAAAGAAATTTACGATATTTGGATAGACAAGAACAAGAGTGGTTCAGAAAAGGTAACAACTGAGATGAAGAGATGGTTTGGGGACATAATGCTAAAGGTTATGTTCAGAACGGTGGTTGGAAAACGTTTTGTTTTGGAGACTGAAGAGAACGAACGGATCCGAAAGGCAATGAGGGACTTGTTTGATCTTAGCGGTTCATTCTCTGTGTCTGATGCTCTGCCATATTTGAGATGGTTTGATTTGGATGGtgcagagaagaaaatgaagacaaCAGCGAAAGAGTTAGATGGGTTTGTTGAAGTTTGGCTCCAAGAACACAAACGCAACAGAAATAATAGTGGTTCGGGTCAAGAGAAAGGTAACCACGACTTCATGGACTTGCTTCTTAACCTTGTTGAGGAGGGTCAAGAGTTTGACGGTCGTGACGGCGATACCACGATCAAAGCTACATGCCTG gcATTAATTTTAGCGGGCATGGATACTACAGCAGGGACAATGACTTGGGCTCTCTCATTACTTCTCAATAATCATGGGATCTTAAATAAGGTTGTCCATGAATTAGACACGCATATTGGAACGGAAAAGATGGTAAAGGTATCGGATTTGAAGAAGCTAGAGTATCTTCAATCTATCATTAAGGAAACATTGCGCTTGTACCCAGTTGGACCACTTAGTTTGCCACACGAGTCCATGCAAGACTGCACTGTGGGTGGATATCATGTGCCTAGTGGCACTCGCCTCTTGACTAACATTTCAAAACTTCAACGAGATCCCTTATTATATTCCAATCCTTTAGAGTTTTGCCCAGAGAGATTCCTGACAACCCACAAGGACATAGACGTTAAAGGTCAACATTTTGAGTTGATTCCATTTGGTGCAGGTAGAAGAATGTGTCCAGGACTCTCTTTCGGTCTTCAAATTATGCAACTAACACTAGCTACTCTATTGCATGGATTTGATATTGTAATCCATGATGCAAAACCTACGGATATGCTTGAACAAATTGGGCTAACCAACATCAAGGCCTCTCCACTTCAAGTCATTCTTACACCACGTCTCTCTACTTATATTTATGATGAAATTTATATAGTCTAA
- the LOC100787630 gene encoding cytochrome P450 CYP82D47, with amino-acid sequence MIIHYQNQSYPTTSSDTMLHMENPLLQSTNSITFTFFGLLLFLFVLSSIFRNRGAATRKAPPEARGAWPLIGHIHLLGGSKPPHVTLGHMADKYGPVFTLRLGAHKTLVVSNWEMAKQCFTVNDKAFASRPKSVSFELLGYNYSMIGFIPYGSYWRHVRKIITLELLSTHCIDMLKHVMVAEVKAAVKETYKNLKGSEKATTEMKRWFGDITLNVMFRTVVGKRFVGENEENERIRKALREFFDLTGAFNVSDALPYLRWLDLDGAEKKMKKTAKELDGFVQVWLEEHKSKRNSEAEPKSNQDLMDVLLSLVEEGQEFDGQDADTTIKATCLGLILAGSDTTTTTLSWALSLLLNNREVLNKAIHELDTQIGSEKIVEISDLKKLEYLQSIIKETLRLYPAAPLNVPHESLEDCTVGGYHVPTGTRLLTNISKLQRDPSLYPNPLEFWPERFLTTHKDVDIKGQHFELIPFGAGRRMCPGLSFGLQVMQLTLATLLHGFDIVTSDGEHVDMLEQIGLTNIKASPLQVILTPRLSGHIYDEI; translated from the exons ATGATAATCCATTATCAAAATCAATCATACCCAACAACATCCTCCGACACCATGTTGCACATGGAAAACCCCCTCCTGCAGTCAACAAACTCAATTACCTTCACATTCTTTGGGCTGTTGTTATTTCTCTTTGTTCTTTCATCCATATTCAGAAACCGCGGTGCTGCAACAAGAAAAGCACCACCAGAAGCAAGAGGCGCGTGGCCTTTAATTGGTCACATCCACCTCTTAGGTGGCTCAAAACCACCCCATGTCACGTTGGGCCACATGGCGGACAAATATGGTCCCGTCTTCACCTTGCGTCTGGGTGCTCACAAAACGTTGGTTGTGAGCAATTGGGAAATGGCCAAACAGTGCTTTACCGTCAACGACAAAGCGTTTGCTAGCCGTCCTAAATCAGTGTCCTTTGAATTGTTGGGATACAACTATTCCATGATTGGGTTCATCCCTTACGGTTCTTATTGGCGTCACGTGCGCAAAATTATCACGCTGGAGCTTCTCTCTACTCACTGCATAGACATGCTCAAGCACGTGATGGTGGCCGAGGTTAAGGCGGCAGTGAAAGAGACTTACAAGAACCTAAAGGGTTCCGAAAAGGCAACAACTGAAATGAAGAGGTGGTTCGGGGACATAACGTTAAACGTTATGTTCAGAACGGTGGTAGGAAAACGTTTTGTTGGTGAGAATGAAGAGAACGAACGGATCCGAAAGGCGCTGAGAGAATTTTTTGACCTGACGGGGGCGTTCAATGTGTCTGATGCTCTTCCTTATTTGAGATGGTTGGATTTGGATGGtgcagagaagaaaatgaaaaagacggCGAAAGAGTTAGATGGGTTTGTTCAAGTTTGGCTGGAAGAACACAAAAGTAAAAGGAATAGTGAAGCTGAACCCAAAAGTAACCAGGACTTGATGGACGTGCTTCTTAGCCTTGTTGAGGAGGGTCAAGAGTTTGACGGCCAGGATGCTGACACCACAATCAAAGCTACTTGCCTG GGCTTAATTTTAGCTGGCTCTGATACGACAACAACAACATTGTCTTGGGCTCTCTCATTACTTCTCAATAATCGTGAAGTCCTAAATAAGGCAATCCACGAATTAGACACACAAATTGGGAGTGAAAAAATTGTAGAGATATCAGACTTAAAAAAGCTAGAATATCTCCAATCTATCATCAAGGAAACATTACGTTTGTACCCAGCTGCACCACTTAATGTGCCACACGAGTCCTTAGAAGATTGCACCGTGGGTGGATATCATGTACCAACTGGCACGCGTCTGTTGACTAATATTTCAAAACTTCAACGAGACCCTTCATTATACCCTAATCCATTAGAATTTTGGCCAGAGAGATTCTTGACAACCCACAAGGATGTAGACATCAAAGGTCaacattttgaattaattccATTTGGTGCAGGTAGAAGAATGTGCCCTGGACTTTCTTTCGGTCTTCAAGTAATGCAACTAACGCTTGCTACTCTATTGCATGGGTTTGACATTGTAACTAGTGATGGGGAACATGTCGATATGCTTGAACAAATTGGACTAACCAACATTAAGGCCTCTCCACTCCAAGTCATTCTTACACCACGTCTTTCTGGTCATATTTATGATGaaatttaa